cTCAAAAATAATATGATGGTGATAAAGTTTTGagaatctaaaatattttaagtcAGTCTTTTTTGTCTCCGGAAAGAAGATTTATTTTCTACTTATTGATATAAATGGTGTGTGCTATTCATTATGGTGTAACTCACAATGATTACGGTATTAAGAACCTCTGCCCTACCCTATTTGAAAAATCCTCAAGCCTTAATCcaacagctttttaaaagtCAGGAAGAAAAATTTAATACTATGGAGTATAACCTAGTTAAAAAGGTTCTTAAtttggataaaacaaaaaatgaaatctaCTTAAGTGATATTTtcaaaggtattttttttttctatttatttccaTCAACAAAAAGGTGTGAACGTTTCATTCAACATTCCAGCAATAACTGAGCACAAGAGGTGGTGTTAAAGAAAAGCTTATTTTCTTCCCAAACTCAGGAGGATTTTCATGCAATAATAATGTCTAAGCCCAGGTTGCTGTTCTCCTTATTACCcaaaacatggtgatggaaaaAGATTAATTTCATGAAATATTACAGAATCTTGCCTTATCATGTACTGGGATTggtgaacccgaattcagccacaaaGAGTTTCGTTTTGAGCAGTTTATTGAAGGAGATGGATGGTGGAGAAGGAGACTGGTGAACTGTACCAGACTGGAGCAGATGAATGatgatggctggagctggcagACGCAGTGGAGCTGGAGCAGGCGGGCAtgaagcagcagaagcaggcgGACGTGAGGCGAGGGAGACGCTGAGGCAACGACGAGGGACGAAGGCAGGCAGGAGGACAAAGGACCGAGGCTGATGCATGCAGGGTAGCAGCAGGAAGGAGAGTGTTGAGAGCAGTTGGGAGAAGACGATCCGGcagggaagagcagactgaggtgGGTTTATGTGGGGATGTTAACAGGTGGATTGAGTCCGGCTTGATTAGTGGCGGCAGGTGGCAGTGATCAGAGGTGGAGAGAGAAGTAGGCTGGATGGGAGGTGGAAAGTGCTGGAAAATGTCCAGGGTGAGGCAggcaaaaactgaaccctgacataAATCATCCTTGGGACCATTGATGAGAAGTATGAGAAATAGATGTCTGTATTTAAAAGCCTAAACCCCAAAAAGTGAACATAATCAAAAAGAGGGGATTTTACATTATACAGCAGAGGGTATGGTCACTTGATTACCAAAGGAACTAGCCATCTGAAAGTCATATTTTATACTGCTTAACTTGAGATATTTTCTCTTATCCCACGgtcaaaagaagacaaaaatgtATGGAGCGTATTGAGAAAAAaaccatatttatttaattttgaaattaaGTGAATCAATTGAAACCTGTGCTCTTATCTCAATGCAAAACAAGATGAACAAAGCAATAGTTTCCTTGCACTTGTACTGGtaacaaaaagcaaacctaTTCCGTCACACTTTTTAGACGTTCATTtttaatgtacatttttattcactatGCATTTAAGGATCAGAGCCTGCAGTGTAAAAAAAGCCAATGTTAGTATAAAATACAAAGGTACATCACTAATTAAGTAAAAATGTCAAGTGGTTTGATAAATTTGTGTGTGTATCTAAGCAGCTGTTTCAGTTGTTTCTAATAATATTATTGATCCAGTCAATGTTGTCTTTTATCTTTGTGTATTTATATAACATGGAACCGTTGGTTGTTTGGCTTGCAGACACCACTCCATATGCCTTTCCATCTTCACAGACTAACGGACCTCCAGAGTCTCCCTATAAGCAAATACACAGAATTTTTGGAATATATCAGGCAAACAGTAAATATGAAGTGAATATTTAGGTGAATGTTTTCtctaccaaataaataaataaaaacacacagaacaaaaaaaacctaccTTACTCGGTCCCTTATCTCCTTCAGAAcagtaaacattttctttaacacaCAGCTCATTATTAATAAGAGTGACACTGGCTTCCATGAGTGTGGAAGACATATGGGTTTCCTTCGATGATGTCGGCCCCCACCCGCAGACTGTGCACAAAGTTGGCAGTGAGTTACCTTGCTGGTCTGCCAGAGCAATAGGTTTGACTTTGTCATTCCACACTGCCTTGGAGGACAACTAAAGGAAAAATGGGACATagtatttaaaagaaacagacaCAGATATACACAGTATTTACTTAAGCACATGTATAACTTGTTAAAACATAATTAGAAAAGGTaattacaaataaacaaacatataaAGGTATGTTTTACTATTTGCTTTAAGGAATTTTGGtagagtatattttattttaccttcaACAGCATTATGTCATTTGTGTAATCATTTTCATTGTAGTAGTTATGTACAAAATTTTCCTTCACAGACAAAATGTGGCGTTCATTGTACTGGTGTAACCCCGGAATAACCTTATAGgacctgaaaaaacaaacaaagtgtatacagtttattttttgtcatctgTCTGCATGCACAATGTAGGCttcattttaatgaaaatccTATCAAACTGACTTTGCCTTGCAGTGTGCTGCAGTCACCACAAAGTCTTCTGTAATAAGGAATCCACCACAGAAATTGGGGGTATCGTTCTGATCAATCGTCTTCAAAAGCACCACGTACGGCCTGCTGTGTGGCACCACCTCATGGCCTCCTAAGACTCTCCCGGCATGACCTGTGATATTTAATTAGTATAATGCAAAATTAATAGTGATAATAACTGCATCTATTTGCATCttagaaaacaaataatttagaaGATAAAAACAACTCTTAAGACATGttcttctgtttaaaaaaaattataaatattaagaaaaacacaagtaacAAAGACTAAACATACACAATAAAACGTTGATGTTATTTACATATACAGGAAACTATTTATAGACTTACTTTCcctttgaaatgtcagcacaaGCATCAGTACAGCCTGAGTACAGTAGATGAACATGATGAGATCACGATCTAGTTGAGCTGCTGAGGAGTGGCGACCTCTCTGACAACATCCCTTTTTATATGCCTGCTTCAGAGAGAGAAGAAGGTTCAGCTGTGTATGCAAATGATGTGGCTTTGGACCACATTTACGGGGAAGAAATTTGTATCAGTTGgtcaaacttcttttttttttttattattctgcttAGACGACAGAACCTGAAACTTGGCAGTGTTTCTGCTTTATTCAAGAAAAGGTGTTTGAGTTAAACAGTTTTGTTGTTTGGGTTACTAATAACAGAAAATTTCAGGGACATGGTGGTATTATgtcttttaatatttaaagtgCATGTCCAAGATTAGATGATAATTGTAACCATATCAGCAATATTCTTTTACCTATCGTATTTAGTAGTTGCATCGTTTTCCATTGCTCTCATTTAAATACAGCAAGTGGTTCTGAGACAAGAATTCTCAGAGGTCTACAAACTTGAGATTTCACCTGGAAAACGGGTTTAAAAAGGATGATCTCATTGTgcgtaaaaaaatatatatttaaattctgAACTGCCAATTACAGAGCAACCTTGAACGACTACAACAATCAGAGTTGGGTTTAATGCAAAAGGTCCTGGTATTTACAGCCTAGTGAGCTTGACTTTATAATATCTCGAAATAAAGTTCTGTCACATGGTACAGCGCAAAAAGCCATGACTGCTAGATTTGTTGCTGGGAAAAGAACCAGACCAGAAAGGTCTGAAGGAAATGTAAGCCTTACAGGAAGCGTTGAGTGGTAATGCACTTTTTGTTAGATTCCAACACTGAAAACAGGGGGAAGAGGGAAATgaataattagatttttctcACAGCAGCAATTATTTTGCCAAAAATGTCCAGGAAATTTCAAGCTCGCAACCAGAGATTTTCATTCATGACAGATTTTTGTCTGAACACATCCAGATACAGTTGGCAGTCATGTGCAATCAGAGAATATGGCAATGTTCTGTATCATGAAAAAAGTGCTAACCTGAAGCCTTTTTGACTAGAACAAAGGTACAGAGTTTGTTATCAAAGACATCTCACCACAGTAACAGTTGACATGATTAGAGAAACAGCTTGCTGATGCTAATTTTGCTGTGCACTAAGAGATAAGacaccaacttttttttttttttaaagaagttgAAATTTTAGCAGTACTTTGAAGCAGCGATAATCATTCTGCTTTGAGAGAAGACTAGCTGATCCACCAACTGTTTCAACCTCACTAAGAACAGAGTACAGGTTTTACTGTAGGAGATTTAACAGGCCCCTTCATGTAAGCATTTCTGCACACACCACTATGATAAAGAGGCACAGATGGGGTGAAGGTTTTGTGGTACACAGATCCTCCAACATATCTGATAGAACAAAAAACAGGAAGGCATGTTTCTGAGAAATATCCGAAAGGTTTCTATCTTAGGGCCTCTTCCTGCAGTCAGTCATTGCAAGAGAGCTTGCAGATAAAAAAGAGGTAAAACAAAGAGGATTTCCCTATAGATATGACCTTGTTATATAGCTTATCAGAGCGAGTAGAAGTGGAAATTAACTACTGTCAtcagttttctgctgtttttttttttctgaaacagaaatatttgtgatattatttatttcatgcaCAAAAGCTTTTAACACAGACACGTAGTATAGCATGTGCAAAATTGGGCAAAATGCATTGTATGATGAACTTGTTATTATTGGGCAAGGCGAGTTTATCGGTAGGCTACTGCATAGTTCAGCTATAAGATAATTGatagtgctttacatgatgaaaacataaagaaggaaaacataaaaagtacattgcagtggcataatcaaaggaaaggaaaggaaagctgGAGTACAAGTTGTAATTTATGATTTTTCAGTTAATAGTTTAAATAGAACAGCCAAAGACTACTCCTCTAAACAAATGGGGGtttaaccttattttttttaaaaaaaataagatttgacaattgcagttttctgggagtttgtccAAGAACAGAGAAGCATAGAGGCAGAATGCTGCTTCTGCACGTGTGATTCTGATTCTGGGGATGCAGAGTAGACTTGAAGCAGACAACCTGATTGGTCTAGAAGGCTGACACAACAAATcttcaatgtattttggtgATAAACCATTCAGTGAGTTAGAAACTTAATTAATTATTGTATATTCTATTCTTTAAGATACAGGGAGCAAgggtaaggacttcagaactgggatgatgtgctctactttcaaAGTTTTAGTACAGAAGCGGGCAGCAACATTCTGGATCAACTACCACTGTCTGATTTGACTTTTTAAGCAAATTTGTAAAGACCCTGTTGCAGTAATTAGTGTAACAAAAGATAAATGCATTGCTGAGTTTTTCAgtatcctgctgagacattagttcTTTAATCCTTGAAATGTTCtttaggtgatagaaagccgactttgtaattgtctttatgtgcctctgaaggttcaggtcaaagtccatcactacacccagattttggcCTGATCAGTGATTACTAGCTGTACAAACTGAAGCTGTGGGCTGACTCTCGATTGTTGCTCTTTTGGTCCAAAACTATTACCAcagtttggtttttattcaactgaagaaaattttgtcACATCCACACATTAGTTTGTTCTATACATACACTCACTGCTTGGATAGGTTCATTATCACATTGTAATGTAGAGTTGTGTTGAGCAGTTATGGTAACTTATTGTGTTTTATGTCATGATCCGAGCTAGTGCATGTAAGATATTTAATAGGGTAGATAGCAAGATGGAACCTTGGGGAAACCTGCATGTGATTTATGTTGACCCTGATGTTAAGTTGCCTGTTGGCACAAAGGAGTCCCTGTAATTCGACTAAGACTCAAACCAGCCAAGTACTGTAAAGACCAACCCAGTTCTCAAATTGCTCCAGTAATATACTATGAACAGTGTCAGATTCTGTGCTGAGGTCTAATAATACCAGCACTGGGTTatttccacagtctgtatttatgcgGATGCCATTGAACATCATGAGAAAGGCAGTCTCAGTGCTGTGGTGAGcaaggaaacctgactggaagaTGTTTAAGCAGCTGTTCATTGTATTCTCATTGTATTGAAAATGCTGTTACACATAATCAGGTTTATTGAACAGTCAAATTAAGAGACAACAACTGGCAAGCGTTCAAACAAGCAACCAACAAccaggaagaggaaaaaaataaataaataaataacttttgtaAAGAACCATTCATTAAAATACTGAATGGCCATAATAATCCAACAGATAATTGAAAGTTTGAttataaacttaattttttttttgcttctctaTTGTACAGTTGATTCATGTCTTTGCAGTCGATGACTTAGTGAACCATAATGTTGCCTGTTGAAGCAACGTGTCTTTATCGTAGGTTTGTGTGTGCCACACACCACTGTGTGTTGATTGCTTTCTACTCATAGTTGTTTTTTGTATGCCTGCTCTCACGTTTGAAAGAAATCTTTGCATCTCTGTAAATGACATGTTCAGCAAAAACCACTGATTGCTATCACTATCCACTTCCTCTGCATGACTTGCTCGATGTTGTAGAGAAATATTAGTCACTAGTTGGTTCACAGTGTGGTGCTTTTTcatgctttatatatatataaataaagttaaaggtTATATGGTTTAATTTTTGTCAGTCTGTAAATTTGAGTAGATATTTTCTGTCAATCAAGGAAGCTGTAAAaccaattattttaatttgttgtattatattatttatgttGTAATTACAAGTTACACTTAGCATATGAATTGTAGTTtctgaaaatacagtttaaactGTAGTTGGAAATCctattcagaaacacttttcttaTACTGGGGGAAATGGccctgcatcctgacagtagtcatacattatgtattcagaaaaagcaggttaaaaaattagaccactgtgagagctgcagggacCAAACCTGCCATTCAAATGTCTCCCAAGTTCCAAGtgtatcgccttatctattggttgtctcgCATGCCAATCATTCATCAGACATAACGGCAGTTTGTGTGcacattccttgttagtttctgctttctGTCTGCGCACTTCTAGTATTTATGTTAGAGTGGGTttagtgttagccgttcattgtagttCCACAAAACACGTACAAGTTTATGATaatagtaaatggcttgtacttgtatagcttTTACTAgtctgacaaccccaaagctAAACCTGCTCCTGTGTGAATAACACACTGACAGTGGTAAGCAGGTTTAGTAGCACCACTCAAGGCTGCCATATAACGGCgtcaccaggccctctgaccaccgccagcaggaaattcgggtgaagtgtcttgtccaaggacacaatgaTTGAGACAGTCGGAACAGGGAACTGAATCAGCAACATTGACGAAGGTTTCAGGGGAACTTCTtaactcctgtgccactgtcacCCCTTAACTCTTGGatagaagaagaggaaggcctcagtagaaagaaataagaccagagtggatttgggacaTTTATTCATGCAACCTCTCTGAGGAGTGGAGGAgcaggtaagacagtcttgcgAATGCATAGTCATTCagaaagggacttggggaaatcAAGTAACTCTAGCTTTAAAGCCAGTGCCACTGAAAtatttgtggaaataaaaatgaaatattaacttCACTGTGTTATTTTTCTACTTGAAAACGCTGCAAACTGATGTTTGAACGGGCCTGTATGAGTCTTCCAAGTGAATTGATGTTGAACAgtattttcttttgcaaaagGATGAGAACAACTATCAGGTTTTTAGAAAATGCAAATAACCATCTATTCAAGCTCAGGCCCATTATCATTTAGATTTAGTGTCATCTAAAAGCCAAAATAACCAAATAACCATGCtctgcattttaatgtttttaaaatgcagaGCATCGTTTCACCCACACCTGGGTAGACAGGAAAAGTGTGGAGCAGACACTGTCAATTTCTCCAGCCAAGAACATTAAGTAGATGGGACCCAGAGTTGTTTCCTTGAAAGTACAGTAGGAACTTTTGCTGTGTCCCATGGTTAAGGTTGTTTTCAGGAATCGGAACCTTCCTGAATTTATCATGTCAAAGACAAAGAcccctggataggtgtcaaaatgttttcagaaagaactgagcaaaggtccggttgcctccgattaataaaaattaatttaaataataataataataattattattattatcattgttatcattattattgttgaTTAAGTAATGtaactgttttcattttaattatttttcatgtgTGTCGACTTAACCCAGATGAACCAGCACAAAAATAGAACACAATATACCGTGAAATATGATACAgtcatatttaattcattagaaTAAGTGCTGCGATGAGGATTGTCTGCcacattaaaagtacctttggAATATACCAATCTTTAATAGTATGTTTTACACATACTGTTTAAGTccacatttctgtgttaaaatatgtttttttttttttgttctgatgaaatattctaatcttgatttgttgtgtttttattagctgtcaGAGGGAAATTGGCAATATTAACATTATTAACTATTATctgtaattaatttatataatatgtatcacttactgaattgactttctatattaaatgaattttttAACAATATCCTAACTTACTGATCGTGACTGTGTCATGATTTCAGTTCTGCCTTGATTGTGCTGCTCACTGACTCTCCTGCtgatttgttgttgttctcACCAGGGCTGCTCTCTATTTAAacacctggggcctgtttcagaaaggaggttaagtgaaaactctgagtatgttaaccctgaaatgagggaaactctgggttttctgtttcagaaaggaaggtaagttaaacctgagaaagcagagtaagtcaagcccgtttctgaaagagaggtaacttatactcagagtcagttaccatggcaatttactctgtgaacctaacctggtcaggagcaggttttcttcagaaaacccagagtttattttggtcttctccccctttttaaagaggaagtggtgtttaaacacctcattgattcttCGGGGACATATTCATTGCGCACATTTCAGCCACGCAGAccgcatcaaagggaatgaaatggcatgtccttttatggatggtcctgttgacgaagaggctgtattacttcgtagggagttacatttacatcgggaaaggattttgaggcccagagtggattttttgtcatgtccctatcctatcacagcaatttatatggtgttcttcatttgctaaaaaaaaataaaacaaaaaaaaagattttaaaatagtttcaatacttcctagaattcacctttgaccatacactcacctctagctttagtttcagaatgtcgatttccagatctgccttttggatctggcggtccaagcatacaagttctttgctgtttttttctatctttttaataagaagaagtctatataactcctgaactggcaactgaaaatacattagattagagttacatcatgaatgtagtctaaaattcagaatgaaactgtggcatttactttaaatcactgaactgtgtccatctgtgcaccagaagttgatggaccttcctcctgctgttcttccacactctaaggggtagagataagaatgaccatttatagatataaacttggattctataggctactccacatataaatgtgaatgtgtagattgtttgatgtgtagacatataatattaaatttaccctgtaggcctgtctgtggcagcagaaacggtttcttcatcctgttgagaattaaaaaatatatatacatcttAGTAGGGGTGTCTCCCCTCTGGCCGGGTAAAATAACATGCAACTTTAGTTTTATGGCTGTTAGGTCATCGCGGCCTGACCCCGTACTGGGAAGAGAAGGCCCTTTGTTTGAGACACAGATAGCTTACAGATTACCCCTCCCTCCCTTATAGGAGGAGGGCAGACACTGTATTAAAGGATGTCTTGGCAAAACTTAATTCAGGCAGACTTCTCGACCGCGCGGGGAATACATGTTGATTGGTAATGTAATACTCTGTccccatatttaatttctatgaattaaatatgcatttaaactgttctacctctcgattaatgtcttctcacttgcggccaaacCCGGAACTGggaaagatgggttttcaatagacatgtaacagcagccCGGTAAACCCGATCTTCATCAatccccatcatcctgtgaagatgagcatttcatagagtacactttataatactatttgtcataagtgatggtgtatggagtaggctactgacaactgtatggggtactgttgggacaggaggctccaagaggcagatattaccatccgaatctgttgggaccaacaaaaaacccaacccaaagtaatataaatggaaatatcacatttagtcaaatgagaatgaacatttagacctatgacaaaaatgctgctgcactgctagacactgaatgcaatttagtcatttaatatgtcaaatgtttgtaaagccaggtagttactctactcctatgatgtgctcaaggcttacctgcttgaagtatgtttttatatttcattttcagctgctgccatgttcttttgatgcctgcaggattgcacctatccatgaaaattaaattaggtttaataaaatactgtttttccagtttcacctctgatattataacagttgggtaagttactctaaaatagttcttaattactaactacaaattttatcttcaacaagtctaattagattaatgtaataattactgtctctagaaagtattggtctacttactaatttgttttacttacttattaattactttctaaatcccaaatcaacctcaaccatttgaacaatacaaggagagacaagaaactgcacttctaatgctttcaaataaacaatattcaattgcatgaattaatcttaaattgaccaaagtgtgtaactagagggagaaagttaaattaaaaatataccttttaaaatttgatattaaatccactattgtttcatagtctttaatttaattagatgacttagtaacctaattcattacacccaacactgtataaaagtaattaaaatgtaaacttatgcattgactcgagcagctattttcacccaagctaactctctctccttcgccgctgcagccgtgttgctttttttttttaaatacatgttcaaattctgcatatgcttgtataagcacatccagttctgctggtgagaaatatgcatacctttttttgtctgacgctgttgccatggtaactcgtaatatctgcgctccattgataatggctttttattgTTGTGGTGCACGCGCTTAACTCAGAGTCagtcaactcagagttgattgaactaactcatttcagctgttctgaaatccaaaactcagagtttcccatctcaggctaagtcaactcagagttcaagttttaactcagagttggttgaacctccttattgaaacaggcctctgctcttcacctgctCGGTGCGAGATCAGCTGCCTTTTCACAGCTTTCAAGCACTGTTCCATGAGCCAAGTGTACTGCTGTTTTTCGACCCTGCCTGTCTCTAACCACTGCCTTTGCCTAGCCTTTACCATTGAATGAGTGGAGTTTTTTCTGATCTTCTGTTACTGAGCCTTGCCTGACTATGACCCTGTTTAAGCCCATTGGATTTTGGAAATTCTTTGCTTGAGAGACCTCCTGTGCATGACCCTAGATTGTCTATGGACCATGAACAGTTGGATTGTGGATGTCATTGGCTTTGCCTTCTGTGAACCTCTCCAAGACCTCAAAGCCCCATTCTCAAAGCACCCCGCCCTGCTGAAGCTGGGATGTTGGACCCTGTGAATCCCGAGTCCTGGTAATCCTCTTTTGTCgttgttttctgatttttacCCCAGTCATGACTCtcgttttgttttatatatatatatatatatatatatatatatatatatatatataactccATATTTGTCTTGGCTGCGTGTTGTGTTCTAGCTTCTTACTTAAAATGCTACAGACTGCTTGTTTCAGATTtctgaaagacaaaacaaaacaaaaaatacccTACCTGTTGTTTGACTTTTTATGGCAATATGTATTTCATTGTGCTAGAAAATACATTCAATATAGGAAAGTAAatcatattaattttttttttttttttttttttgctttgtagcATAAGCCAATAAGGCTTATGCTTTAAAGGCCAATAAGGCTAGTATTAGGTTACAGCATAAACTGATTTGACTGTGTGATGCAGTtaaggaaaaacaaagtcaaagtTTGTCTAGATTTTATTTGTCTCTCTTAATACCAGGTTAatcataaaaattacaaaaaagtgTCACATTTAGATACacagatgtgttttatttgtaaaattgcaagatttatttctgaaaacttgGTGTATTTTTACAGTATAACTGTGATGCAGCTTATTTGTATCCAATATATTTTACTCCCCAAGTAACCATGATTTGTTAAAGGTTAGTcaataacatgaacaaactagAATTTAACAAATATGATAATACTGCTGAGACAATTTTTTTCTGagtaaaagtacattttaacatgttttatgaagctcaaatttttgtattaaaacgtGTTCTTTTTCATTTGTGTGCTAGAAAATTTCAGTCTATGGATATTTAATCTATATATCTGTGTTTCTGTTGTGGCCTGTCTAGCGGTGGCCAAACCACAAGATGAAAGTGATCCATCCTCATCAGACCATCAGACCTCAAGTAGCCccagcaaacattttaaaataatatagtCACGCAATGTAAACACTAAAAATTAGTTACATTTAACTTCAGGGTGaagttaaatgtaaaaataacaaacaaaatcaaCTATCTGAAATATTAGCCAAACTTACCTATTCAACATAAACAGGGAAAAATGGCACTTTACCTCCTCAAGTTAAGATAAACAGGAGAAAACTAGGATCAAAAGAAAAGGCAGTCCGCCCCTACAAACTCAATACATACAGATATAAGGTATCAACATAAAATGCACAGCACGGATGTGGCTGTTTGGGATGAGCAAAGGAAGAATGACAGGTAACAGCAACAAAATTTTATAATTCATCTTCATCCAGGCTGCCAATCTCTATTCATCAGTCTTCTAGATCCACCAATCACGGAGAGGTACCTGCACACTGAGATTTGCATATCAGAAATATGTCATATTACCTCATGACAAAAGTGGGACA
The Fundulus heteroclitus isolate FHET01 chromosome 9, MU-UCD_Fhet_4.1, whole genome shotgun sequence genome window above contains:
- the LOC105923873 gene encoding granzyme G isoform X1 — protein: MFIYCTQAVLMLVLTFQRESHAGRVLGGHEVVPHSRPYVVLLKTIDQNDTPNFCGGFLITEDFVVTAAHCKAKSYKVIPGLHQYNERHILSVKENFVHNYYNENDYTNDIMLLKLSSKAVWNDKVKPIALADQQGNSLPTLCTVCGWGPTSSKETHMSSTLMEASVTLINNELCVKENVYCSEGDKGPSKGDSGGPLVCEDGKAYGVVSASQTTNGSMLYKYTKIKDNIDWINNIIRNN
- the LOC105923873 gene encoding granzyme B isoform X2, encoding MFIYCTQAVLMLVLTFQRESHAGRVLGGHEVVPHSRPYVVLLKTIDQNDTPNFCGGFLITEDFVVTAAHCKAKSYKVIPGLHQYNERHILSVKENFVHNYYNENDYTNDIMLLKLSSKAVWNDKVKPIALADQQGRLWRSVSL